One genomic window of Streptomonospora nanhaiensis includes the following:
- a CDS encoding hemolysin family protein translates to MSVVLSILLGALVILAITAATGYFVAQEFGYMAVDRSRLKARAAQGDSGARRALAITNRTSFMLSGAQLGITVTGLLVGYVAEPMMGEGVGELLGWAGVPAGTGLAVGTVFALLFSTMVQMVFGELFPKNLAIARPEPVARWLALSTGVYLRVFGWLIWLFDQAAILLLRAVRIQPVEDVQHAATPRDLEHIVEESRESGDLPAELSTLLDRTLDFHDRTAEHAMIPRPQVSTVEAGEPVSRVVELMASGHSRFPVLGDGVDDIVGVICLRDVLALGERDLDSVRVSDVARSAVLVPGSLPLPGVLGQLRASDEEFACVVDEYGGLAGVITTEDIAEELVGEIADEHDPEDAGEARVGEDGSWLLPGALHVDEVERLIGHDLPSGDFETIGGLVISELRRLPEVGDSVRVELPRHPGAGDDEPLRAIDLGVRTVDRHVPETVRLELRETPAHQGAGRDSGVNA, encoded by the coding sequence ATGAGCGTCGTTCTCAGCATCCTTCTCGGAGCACTGGTGATCCTGGCGATCACCGCGGCGACGGGCTACTTCGTCGCCCAGGAGTTCGGCTACATGGCGGTCGACCGCTCCCGCCTGAAAGCCCGCGCCGCCCAGGGCGACTCCGGCGCCCGGCGCGCCCTCGCGATCACCAACCGCACCTCGTTCATGCTCTCCGGCGCCCAGCTCGGCATCACCGTCACCGGTCTGCTGGTCGGTTACGTGGCCGAGCCCATGATGGGCGAGGGCGTGGGCGAGCTGCTGGGCTGGGCCGGTGTTCCGGCCGGCACCGGACTGGCCGTGGGCACCGTGTTCGCGCTGCTGTTCTCCACCATGGTGCAGATGGTCTTCGGCGAGCTGTTCCCCAAGAACCTCGCCATCGCCCGCCCCGAACCCGTCGCACGCTGGCTGGCGCTGTCCACCGGCGTGTACCTGCGGGTCTTCGGCTGGCTGATCTGGCTGTTCGACCAGGCGGCGATCCTGCTGCTGCGCGCGGTGCGGATCCAGCCGGTGGAGGACGTCCAGCACGCGGCCACACCGCGCGACCTGGAGCACATCGTCGAGGAGTCGCGCGAGAGCGGCGACCTGCCCGCGGAGCTGTCCACGCTGCTGGACCGCACGCTGGACTTCCACGACCGCACCGCCGAGCACGCGATGATCCCGCGGCCGCAGGTCTCGACCGTCGAGGCGGGCGAGCCGGTGAGCCGCGTGGTGGAGCTGATGGCCTCGGGCCACTCCCGCTTCCCCGTGCTGGGCGACGGCGTGGACGACATCGTCGGCGTCATCTGCCTGCGCGACGTGCTGGCGCTGGGCGAGCGCGACCTGGACTCCGTGCGGGTGTCCGACGTCGCGCGGTCGGCCGTGCTGGTGCCCGGGTCGCTGCCGCTGCCCGGCGTGCTGGGGCAGCTGCGCGCCTCCGACGAGGAGTTCGCCTGCGTGGTGGACGAGTACGGCGGTCTGGCCGGCGTCATCACCACCGAGGACATCGCCGAGGAGCTGGTGGGCGAGATCGCCGACGAGCACGACCCCGAGGACGCCGGCGAGGCGCGCGTGGGCGAGGACGGCAGCTGGCTGCTGCCCGGCGCGCTGCACGTGGACGAGGTCGAGCGGCTGATCGGCCACGACCTGCCCTCGGGCGACTTCGAGACGATAGGCGGCCTGGTGATCAGCGAGCTGCGGCGGCTGCCCGAGGTCGGCGACAGCGTGCGCGTCGAGCTGCCGCGCCATCCCGGCGCCGGCGACGACGAGCCGCTGCGCGCCATCGACCTGGGCGTGCGCACGGTCGACCGGCACGTGCCCGAGACCGTGCGGCTGGAGCTGCGCGAGACACCGGCCCACCAGGGCGCCGGCAGGGACAGCGGGGTGAACGCGTGA
- a CDS encoding hemolysin family protein: MSDLNPALAMLITVAIIGLSAFFVAIEFALVAARRYRLEEAAETSLSARAALKSARDLSLLLAGSQLGITLCTLALGAITKPAVEHMLEPLFSGLPEAVSHVAAFIVALVLVTFVHLVVGEMAPKSWAISHPERSATLLALPMRAFMWLTRPALVVLNGLANWTLHRVGVQAVDEVAGGHGPDDLRELVDHSAKAGALDEDRRDQLATALEVNSRPLREITTPREELAAVAPSATLDEVKRVSRESGHLRLVVREGEDPVGVLHVRDALTSPPETTAADLMRPVLTLEGDTPIYAALGIMRESRTHLALVEEDGVLAGLVTMQDMLDRLLVIDSPA, encoded by the coding sequence GTGAGCGACCTGAACCCGGCCTTGGCCATGCTGATCACCGTGGCCATCATCGGCCTGAGCGCGTTCTTCGTGGCCATCGAGTTCGCCCTGGTGGCGGCGCGCCGCTACCGGCTGGAGGAGGCCGCCGAGACCAGCCTGTCGGCCCGCGCGGCGCTGAAGAGCGCGCGCGACCTGTCGCTGCTGCTGGCCGGATCCCAGCTGGGCATCACGCTGTGCACGCTGGCGCTGGGCGCCATCACCAAGCCGGCCGTGGAGCACATGCTGGAGCCGCTGTTCTCCGGGCTGCCCGAGGCGGTGTCCCACGTGGCGGCGTTCATCGTGGCGCTGGTGCTGGTCACCTTCGTGCACCTGGTGGTGGGCGAGATGGCGCCCAAGTCCTGGGCGATCTCCCACCCCGAGCGGTCGGCGACGCTGCTGGCGCTGCCGATGCGGGCGTTCATGTGGCTGACCCGCCCGGCGCTGGTGGTGCTCAACGGGCTGGCCAACTGGACGCTGCACCGGGTGGGCGTGCAGGCGGTCGACGAGGTCGCCGGCGGCCACGGCCCCGACGACCTGCGGGAGCTGGTGGACCACTCGGCCAAGGCCGGCGCCCTGGACGAGGACCGCCGCGACCAGCTGGCCACCGCGCTGGAGGTGAACTCCCGCCCGCTGCGGGAGATCACCACCCCGCGCGAGGAGCTGGCGGCCGTGGCGCCCTCGGCCACGCTGGACGAGGTCAAGCGGGTCTCGCGCGAGTCGGGCCACCTGCGGCTGGTGGTGCGCGAGGGCGAGGACCCGGTGGGCGTGCTGCACGTGCGCGACGCGCTGACCAGCCCGCCCGAGACCACCGCCGCCGACCTGATGCGGCCGGTGCTCACCCTGGAGGGCGACACCCCCATCTACGCCGCGCTGGGGATCATGCGGGAGAGCCGCACCCACCTGGCGCTGGTGGAGGAGGACGGTGTGCTGGCGGGGCTGGTCACCATGCAGGACATGCTGGACCGCCTGCTGGTGATCGACTCCCCCGCCTGA
- a CDS encoding DMT family transporter, giving the protein MARTREADRLWAVALAAAMWGTSALMREPLARELPAATIVVYEHAVIAVLLLPWIVPAVRALAKAGPVVAASVVVIGAGSSALATTLFTMAFAAGDPITPQVLQKLQPVFAILLALALLGERLAPRFALFAVPALVGAWFLAFPDPFAVSVSDARGAALAVGAALLWAAGTVLGRLAGARLSFMHVTALRFAIGLPAALVIALASGSSLAIEAGQVPGIVLLALIPGLAALTLYYWGLRRTAASRATLGELAFPLVSALVGVALLDAQLTWGQWAGGAVVLAAVTALALDRSGPRPSGVEAPAEPPVVEAARR; this is encoded by the coding sequence GTGGCCAGGACACGCGAGGCGGACCGGTTGTGGGCGGTGGCGCTGGCCGCCGCGATGTGGGGCACCTCGGCGCTGATGCGCGAACCTCTGGCACGCGAGCTTCCGGCCGCCACCATCGTGGTCTACGAGCACGCGGTCATCGCGGTGCTGCTGCTGCCCTGGATCGTGCCGGCGGTGCGGGCCCTGGCCAAGGCCGGGCCGGTGGTGGCCGCCTCGGTCGTGGTGATCGGGGCGGGCTCCTCGGCGCTGGCCACGACGCTGTTCACCATGGCCTTCGCGGCGGGCGACCCCATCACCCCGCAGGTGCTGCAGAAGCTGCAGCCGGTGTTCGCGATCCTGCTCGCGCTGGCGCTGCTGGGAGAACGCCTGGCGCCCCGGTTCGCGCTCTTCGCCGTGCCCGCGCTGGTGGGCGCGTGGTTCCTGGCCTTCCCCGATCCTTTCGCGGTGAGCGTGAGCGACGCGCGGGGCGCGGCGCTGGCGGTGGGCGCCGCGCTGCTGTGGGCGGCGGGCACGGTGCTGGGCCGGCTCGCCGGCGCGCGGCTGTCGTTCATGCACGTCACAGCGCTGCGGTTCGCGATCGGGCTGCCCGCCGCGCTGGTGATCGCCCTGGCCTCGGGATCGTCGCTGGCGATCGAGGCGGGGCAAGTGCCCGGGATCGTGCTGCTGGCGCTGATCCCCGGCCTGGCCGCGCTCACCCTGTACTACTGGGGACTGCGCCGCACCGCCGCCTCGCGCGCCACGCTGGGCGAACTCGCGTTCCCGCTGGTCTCGGCCCTGGTGGGGGTGGCGCTGCTGGACGCCCAGCTCACCTGGGGCCAGTGGGCGGGCGGTGCCGTGGTGCTCGCGGCGGTCACCGCGCTGGCCCTGGACCGCTCCGGGCCGCGCCCCTCGGGGGTGGAGGCGCCCGCAGAGCCGCCCGTGGTCGAGGCCGCCAGGCGCTAG
- a CDS encoding organic hydroperoxide resistance protein produces MQVKYTAEATVEGEGRKGRGRTADGRLDVELSVPKGLGGDDGPGTNPEQLFAVGYAACFHGALKKVARESGASLEGSTIDAKVSIGSVEDGLSLAVELNVTVPGKPQEEVQKLVEAAHQVCPYSRATRGNIEVTLNAVAG; encoded by the coding sequence ATGCAGGTGAAGTACACCGCCGAGGCCACCGTCGAGGGCGAGGGCCGCAAGGGCCGCGGCCGCACCGCCGACGGCCGGCTCGACGTCGAGCTGTCGGTGCCCAAGGGCCTGGGCGGCGACGACGGCCCCGGCACCAACCCCGAGCAGCTCTTCGCCGTGGGCTACGCCGCCTGCTTCCACGGCGCCCTGAAGAAGGTCGCCCGCGAGTCCGGCGCCAGCCTGGAGGGCTCCACCATCGACGCCAAGGTGAGCATCGGCAGCGTCGAGGACGGCCTCAGCCTCGCCGTCGAGCTGAACGTCACCGTCCCGGGCAAGCCCCAGGAGGAGGTCCAGAAGCTGGTCGAGGCCGCCCACCAGGTCTGCCCCTACTCCCGCGCCACCCGCGGCAACATCGAGGTCACCCTCAACGCCGTCGCGGGCTGA
- a CDS encoding MarR family winged helix-turn-helix transcriptional regulator: MADAADPLRHDRQLCFAVYAASRALTGLYRELLAGTGLTYPQYLVLLVLGERGTLSVKELGTALRLDSGTLSPLLRRLEEAGLVRRRREAADDRVVLVSATPEGAALRARLRGTPGRLLRATGMTAAEAAELRTALDHLTDSAGAAAAGLRARRTAGAGAPAGGSAPEGPDR, from the coding sequence ATGGCCGACGCCGCCGACCCCCTCCGCCACGACCGCCAGCTCTGCTTCGCCGTCTACGCCGCCTCGCGGGCCCTGACCGGGCTCTACCGCGAACTGCTCGCCGGGACCGGCCTGACCTACCCGCAGTACCTCGTGCTGCTGGTGCTGGGGGAGCGCGGCACGCTGTCGGTCAAGGAGCTGGGCACGGCGCTGCGGCTGGACTCGGGCACGCTGTCGCCCCTGCTGCGCCGCCTGGAGGAGGCCGGCCTGGTGCGGCGCCGCCGCGAGGCGGCCGACGACCGCGTGGTGCTCGTCAGCGCCACCCCCGAGGGCGCCGCGCTGCGCGCCCGCCTGCGCGGCACCCCCGGCCGGCTGCTGCGCGCCACGGGCATGACCGCGGCCGAGGCCGCCGAGCTGCGCACCGCCCTTGATCACCTCACCGACTCCGCCGGCGCCGCCGCGGCCGGACTGCGGGCGCGGCGCACCGCCGGCGCCGGGGCGCCGGCTGGCGGGTCGGCGCCCGAAGGACCGGACCGCTGA
- a CDS encoding MarR family winged helix-turn-helix transcriptional regulator, with translation MARDRLAEEAWEALARAQIALMRRFQDDFRGWEVTMREYDVLFTLSRCPKGTRLRDLSEHVLLTQPSISRLVERMAESGLVSREGDPTDRRGTIVGLTERGREVLRRVGRAHAAAIRDYVGTALTPDELRALRDIALKLRRAQNASPGTAGRGGGAAAPAGDGG, from the coding sequence ATGGCCAGGGACAGGCTCGCCGAGGAGGCGTGGGAGGCGCTGGCGCGCGCCCAGATCGCGCTGATGCGCCGCTTCCAGGACGACTTCCGCGGGTGGGAGGTCACCATGCGCGAGTACGACGTCCTGTTCACCCTCTCGCGCTGCCCCAAGGGCACCCGCCTGCGCGACCTCAGCGAGCACGTGCTGCTGACCCAGCCCAGCATCAGCCGCCTGGTGGAGCGCATGGCCGAGAGCGGGCTGGTTTCGCGCGAGGGCGACCCCACCGACCGGCGCGGCACGATTGTGGGGCTCACCGAGCGCGGCCGCGAGGTCCTGCGCCGGGTGGGCCGCGCCCACGCCGCCGCCATCCGCGACTACGTCGGCACCGCGCTCACCCCCGACGAACTGCGGGCCCTGCGCGACATCGCGCTGAAACTGCGCCGCGCCCAGAACGCGTCCCCCGGCACCGCCGGGCGCGGCGGCGGCGCGGCGGCGCCGGCCGGGGACGGCGGCTAG
- a CDS encoding type B 50S ribosomal protein L31, whose protein sequence is MRTGIHPEYRTVVFRDKAGDTAFLTRSTRTSTETVEWTDGNTYPVVDVEISSASHPFYTGRGRVVDTAGRVEQFRRRYGRD, encoded by the coding sequence ATGCGCACCGGAATCCACCCCGAGTACCGCACCGTCGTCTTCCGCGACAAGGCCGGCGACACCGCCTTCCTGACCCGCTCCACGCGCACCTCCACCGAGACCGTGGAGTGGACCGACGGCAACACCTATCCGGTCGTCGACGTCGAGATCTCCAGCGCGAGCCACCCGTTCTACACGGGCCGGGGCCGGGTCGTCGACACCGCCGGCCGGGTCGAGCAGTTCCGCCGGCGATACGGCCGGGACTGA